The Sphingomicrobium sp. genome has a window encoding:
- a CDS encoding phosphatidylserine/phosphatidylglycerophosphate/cardiolipin synthase family protein yields MADPDAPSTRPRICAEVAGHRLEVIESGRERAELLLGLIEGAQESVRLLMYMFNPDRAGDRVRDALVAAARRGVKVKLLVDGFGSGAGGDFFAALDEAGGEHCVFNASYGRRYFVRDHQKLIVIDGKTAIIGGANIDSEYLTDRGREHWRDLWLRIDGPDIDAPARYFDSLLRWSQRKDAKLRSLRRIVAEFTTWRGPLQWKFSGPLSMRNSWWRSIGRDMRRGQRLDMAFAYFAPPGAMLRRIGRIGRRGKVRIITPSRSDNNATIAAARHSYSRLLRRHVEMYEYQPAKLHTKLAIVDDVVHIGSSNFDYRSLYINLELMLRIKDSGFAEAMRRYFEGELADSKWISPDLHKRRANPWRRLKWAISHFLVNVMDYTVTRRLNFRPEA; encoded by the coding sequence ATGGCCGACCCCGACGCCCCAAGCACGCGACCGCGCATCTGCGCCGAAGTCGCCGGGCACCGGCTGGAGGTAATCGAGAGCGGCCGCGAGAGGGCGGAACTGCTCCTCGGCCTGATCGAAGGGGCGCAGGAAAGCGTTCGGCTGCTGATGTACATGTTCAACCCCGACCGGGCCGGCGACCGCGTCCGCGACGCGCTGGTTGCGGCGGCCCGGCGCGGCGTGAAGGTGAAGCTGCTTGTCGACGGCTTCGGCTCTGGCGCCGGCGGCGATTTCTTCGCCGCGCTCGACGAGGCCGGCGGCGAGCATTGCGTATTCAACGCCTCCTATGGCCGCCGCTATTTCGTCCGCGACCACCAGAAATTGATCGTGATCGATGGCAAGACGGCGATTATCGGCGGCGCCAACATTGACAGCGAATATCTGACCGACCGGGGACGCGAACATTGGCGCGACCTGTGGCTGCGCATCGACGGGCCGGACATCGACGCCCCGGCGCGCTATTTCGACAGCCTGCTTCGCTGGTCGCAGCGCAAGGATGCGAAGCTCCGCTCGCTACGGCGGATCGTCGCCGAATTCACCACCTGGCGCGGTCCCCTGCAGTGGAAGTTCAGCGGGCCCTTGAGCATGCGCAACAGCTGGTGGCGCAGCATCGGGCGGGACATGCGGCGCGGCCAGCGGCTCGACATGGCCTTCGCTTATTTCGCGCCGCCGGGCGCGATGCTGCGGCGCATCGGCCGGATCGGCCGGCGCGGCAAGGTTCGGATCATCACGCCATCACGGTCCGACAATAATGCGACCATCGCGGCCGCGCGGCACAGCTACAGCCGCCTGCTGCGGCGCCATGTCGAAATGTATGAGTACCAGCCGGCGAAGCTGCACACCAAGCTCGCGATCGTCGACGACGTGGTCCACATCGGCTCGTCGAACTTCGACTATCGCAGCCTCTATATTAATCTGGAGCTGATGCTCCGGATCAAGGACTCCGGCTTCGCAGAGGCGATGCGGCGCTATTTCGAAGGCGAGCTTGCCGACAGCAAGTGGATCTCACCCGACCTCCACAAGCGCCGCGCGAACCCGTGGCGGCGGCTAAAGTGGGCGATCTCGCATTTCCTGGTGAATGTGATGGACTACACCGTCACCCGGCGGCTGAACTTCCGCCCGGAGGCCTAG
- the rpoZ gene encoding DNA-directed RNA polymerase subunit omega, producing the protein MARVTVEDCVDKIPNRFDLVLLAAQRARQISGGADLTIDRDRDKNPVVALREIAEETVRPKHLEEAVVSNLQKVRIDEEDETEELASLSEAAEALRLTAAAPPRPSPSGNDYE; encoded by the coding sequence ATGGCGCGCGTTACGGTTGAAGATTGCGTAGACAAGATCCCGAACAGGTTCGACCTGGTGCTGCTGGCTGCCCAGCGCGCGCGCCAGATCTCGGGCGGCGCCGACCTCACCATTGATCGCGACCGCGATAAGAACCCGGTCGTCGCCCTTCGCGAAATCGCTGAAGAGACCGTGCGTCCCAAGCACCTCGAGGAAGCGGTCGTCAGCAACCTTCAGAAGGTTCGCATCGACGAGGAAGACGAGACGGAAGAGCTGGCCTCGCTCAGCGAAGCCGCCGAGGCGCTGCGCCTGACGGCCGCCGCGCCGCCGCGTCCGAGCCCGTCGGGCAACGATTACGAGTAA
- the pdeM gene encoding ligase-associated DNA damage response endonuclease PdeM, translating into MVPFSFAGETFEATPSGALYWRAQDALLLADLHLEKASWYAKSGQFLPPYDSHATLTAVAEEVERSGARRLYCLGDSFHDRFGCDRLPAEARDLLIQLTSRLDWTWIVGNHDPGFADHCGGAIRDEVELNGIILRHEALPAEPRPEISGHYHPKLRMHLKGRNVSRRCFVVSPAKIIMPAFGALTGGLDASHPEILRSVGRGAAALVPVSDRLLRFPLAA; encoded by the coding sequence ATGGTTCCCTTTTCGTTCGCAGGCGAAACATTCGAAGCCACGCCGTCCGGCGCGCTCTATTGGCGCGCACAGGATGCGTTGCTCCTCGCCGACCTGCACCTGGAAAAGGCGAGCTGGTATGCAAAGTCCGGCCAGTTCCTGCCCCCGTACGACAGTCACGCGACGCTGACCGCGGTGGCGGAAGAGGTGGAGCGCAGCGGCGCTCGCCGGCTCTATTGCCTCGGCGACAGTTTCCACGACCGCTTCGGCTGCGACCGCCTGCCCGCTGAAGCGCGCGACCTGCTGATCCAACTGACATCGCGGCTCGACTGGACGTGGATCGTCGGCAACCACGACCCTGGCTTTGCGGACCATTGCGGCGGTGCCATCCGCGATGAAGTCGAGCTCAACGGCATCATCCTTCGCCACGAGGCGCTGCCTGCGGAGCCGCGCCCGGAGATCTCGGGCCACTATCATCCGAAGCTGCGCATGCACCTGAAGGGCCGCAACGTCTCGCGCCGCTGCTTCGTCGTTTCGCCTGCCAAGATCATCATGCCGGCGTTCGGCGCGCTGACCGGCGGGCTCGACGCCAGCCACCCGGAAATCCTGCGCTCGGTCGGCCGCGGGGCGGCTGCCCTCGTTCCTGTCTCCGACCGGCTGCTGCGATTTCCGCTCGCCGCCTAG
- a CDS encoding lysine--tRNA ligase: MSDTDLRTAAMQSKAWPYEEARKLLKRWPDGKPNGEPVVFETGYGPSGLPHIGTFNEVARTTFVRQAYEELTGGAPTRLIAFSDDMDGLRKVPDNVPNQEMLAEHLGKPLTQIPDPFGTHESFAHHNNAMLRRFLDRFGFDYEFLSATDCYTSGRFDDVLRSVLRNFGAIMDVMLPTLREERRQTYSPILPVSPTSGRVLQVPVTVIDAETGLIAFEDEDGGRVEQSALGGRAKLQWKVDWAARWVALGVDYEMAGKDLIDSVVQSGKIARVLGAKPPEGFNYEMFLDEKGEKISKSKGNGLSLEEWLRYGSEPSLAFYIYREPKRAKSLHIGVIPRAVDEYWQFRGTYPNQALEQQLGNPVHHIHAGKVPSKTLPLTYGLLLNLVSLPGVADKETAWRFVQRYAPGTSPESEPELDELIALAVNYARDFVAPTLKRRSPTGEEAAALRDLDAQLAELDPGTPGDEIQNRVFEVGKAHYGKERLRDWFGVLYETLLGSSQGPRMGSFIALYGIDNSRKLIAEALASAGA; this comes from the coding sequence ATGAGCGACACTGACCTGCGCACCGCCGCAATGCAATCGAAGGCCTGGCCGTACGAGGAAGCGCGCAAGCTGCTGAAGCGCTGGCCCGACGGCAAGCCGAATGGGGAGCCGGTCGTGTTCGAAACGGGCTACGGGCCGTCGGGGCTGCCGCACATCGGCACCTTCAACGAAGTCGCACGGACGACCTTCGTGCGTCAGGCATATGAAGAGCTGACGGGCGGCGCGCCGACGCGGCTGATCGCCTTCAGCGACGACATGGACGGGCTTCGCAAGGTGCCCGACAATGTGCCTAACCAGGAGATGCTGGCCGAGCATCTGGGCAAGCCGCTGACCCAGATTCCCGACCCGTTCGGGACCCATGAAAGCTTCGCCCACCACAATAATGCGATGCTGCGGCGCTTCCTCGACCGCTTCGGCTTCGATTATGAATTTCTGTCGGCGACGGATTGCTACACCAGTGGGCGGTTCGACGATGTGTTGCGGAGCGTGCTGCGCAACTTCGGCGCAATCATGGACGTGATGCTGCCGACCCTGCGCGAAGAGCGGCGGCAGACCTATTCGCCGATCCTTCCAGTGTCGCCGACCAGCGGGCGCGTGCTTCAGGTGCCGGTGACGGTCATCGACGCCGAAACAGGCCTGATCGCGTTCGAGGACGAGGACGGCGGCCGCGTCGAACAATCGGCGCTCGGCGGACGCGCGAAGCTTCAGTGGAAGGTCGACTGGGCCGCGCGCTGGGTCGCGCTGGGTGTCGATTATGAAATGGCCGGCAAGGACCTGATCGACAGCGTCGTCCAGTCCGGCAAGATCGCGCGGGTGCTCGGCGCCAAGCCGCCCGAAGGCTTCAATTACGAGATGTTCCTCGACGAAAAAGGCGAGAAGATCTCGAAGTCCAAGGGCAACGGGCTCAGCCTGGAGGAATGGCTGCGCTACGGCAGCGAACCGAGCCTGGCCTTCTACATCTATCGCGAGCCCAAGCGCGCGAAGAGCCTGCACATCGGCGTCATCCCGCGCGCGGTGGACGAATATTGGCAGTTCCGCGGCACCTACCCGAACCAGGCGCTGGAGCAGCAGCTCGGCAACCCGGTTCACCACATCCATGCCGGCAAGGTGCCGTCGAAGACTCTGCCGCTCACTTATGGATTGCTGCTCAACCTGGTGAGCCTGCCGGGGGTCGCGGACAAGGAGACGGCGTGGCGCTTCGTCCAGCGCTATGCACCTGGCACGTCGCCCGAGAGCGAGCCGGAACTCGACGAGCTGATTGCGCTCGCGGTGAACTATGCTCGCGATTTCGTGGCGCCGACGCTCAAGCGGCGATCGCCGACGGGCGAAGAAGCGGCGGCCTTGCGCGACCTCGATGCGCAGCTCGCGGAACTCGATCCCGGCACGCCGGGCGACGAAATCCAGAACCGCGTCTTCGAAGTCGGCAAGGCGCATTACGGCAAGGAGCGGCTGCGCGACTGGTTCGGCGTGCTCTACGAGACGCTGCTCGGGTCGAGCCAGGGACCGCGCATGGGCAGCTTCATCGCCCTCTACGGCATCGACAACAGCCGCAAGCTGATCGCCGAGGCGCTGGCAAGCGCGGGTGCCTAG
- a CDS encoding GFA family protein, which produces MSYQASCHCGAVTVEVDADPPAEAISCNCSHCSRKGFVLTFVPRDRVSVAGEEALGEYRFHKHAIAHRFCTKCGVQPFAEGPGPDGPGAMINLRCVPDIDLNSLKITPFDGASH; this is translated from the coding sequence ATGAGCTATCAGGCGTCATGTCATTGCGGGGCGGTGACCGTCGAGGTCGACGCCGACCCGCCGGCCGAGGCGATCTCCTGCAATTGCAGCCACTGCAGCCGAAAGGGATTCGTCCTGACCTTCGTCCCGCGCGACCGCGTAAGCGTGGCCGGCGAGGAGGCGCTTGGCGAATATCGGTTCCACAAGCATGCGATCGCCCACCGCTTCTGCACCAAATGCGGCGTTCAGCCTTTTGCCGAAGGTCCGGGCCCGGATGGCCCTGGCGCAATGATCAACCTGCGCTGCGTACCCGATATCGATCTCAACAGCTTGAAAATTACACCTTTTGACGGTGCCAGCCACTAG